The window CATCGTAAGTCATGCGCTCCCGGACGCGGATGACGGAAGGGAAGATTTCGTAGTCGACGACCTTCCCCTGGGGAGAAACTTCCATGACCACAGACATGGCCAGGCGGTCGGCACCGGCATTCAAGCTGCAGATGCCGTTGGATAGGCGGGGGGGCAGCATGGGAATAACCCGGTCGACCATGTAGACGCTTGTCCCCCGGCGGAAGGCCTCCTTGTCCAGGGCCCCGCCTTCCTTCACATAATAACTCACGTCCGCTATGTGTACTCCCAAGAGGAAATTACCGTCGGGCATCCGCTCGATGGAAACCGCATCATCCAGGTCTTTAGCATCAGCCCCATCGATGGTGACCAGCCGCCAATCCCGCAGGTCTCGCCGGCCTTCCAGGTCGGCGGCTGCAATTTCTTCCCTGATCTTTTTCGCCTCGCGTTTGACGGCCGGGGGGAAATCCGGGTCCAGGTTGTACTTCTTGATGATGGAGAGGACGTCCACCCCCGGCGCGCCTGCCGGGCCCAAAACTTCGATAATCCTTCCCTCGGGATTCCGGCGCGCTGCCGGCCAGCGCGTGATCTCCACCACCACCTTATCCCGGTGTCTGGCCCCCTTGCTCTCTTCCAGGGGAATAAAGATGTCCTGCTGCAGGTGGGGATCGTCCGGTACCACAAAGGCCACCCGCCGGTTACGCTCGTAGGTGCCTACTACCCGGGAATTGGCCCGTTTGAGGACGCGGATGACTTCCCCCTCCCGCCGCCGGGTCCCCTGGTCGGGCAGCAGCCGAGCCAAGACCAGATCCTGGTGCATGGCCCCGTTTAGGTTGCCCGGGCTGATGTATATGTCCTCTTGCTCCCTTTCCAGAGGCAGCAGGAAGGCAAATCCCCTGGGAGACACTTGCAGTTTGCCTGCCGCCAGGCCCATCTTCTCCGGTACCCCGTATTTATTCTTCCGGGTGCGCACTACCCTCCCTTCGGTTTCCAGTTCGTGCAACAGTTCCTGCAGGGCATGGTACTCTATCCCTAGTGTTTCCCCCAGTTCTTCTAGGGTCATAGGACGGTACGATTTATGCCGCATAAAATCCAGAACCTTTTCTGCTTCCACATGAACCACTGTCCGCTCGGCCTAGGCTAGGCCTTCACCTCCCTTGGTGGTAATTTTACCAGATCCCGGCCCGGGAAGACAGGTGGTAGAAGGGAGCCGTCCCCGCCCCGCCCGTTTAAGTACTACAATAGGGGTCTGTTCGTCTTCATTCCCGAAGGGATTGTCCCGCAGGGCGTCCTTTACGGCATCGGCATACAATTTATTGCTTATACCGATAATGTCGACGCAGCCCAGGTCGTTCACATCGGCTATGACTGCTTCTGCTCCCGTAGCCTTCTTGATGTCCTTCACCACCTTGGCCGGGTCCTTGGGCCCCAGCACCACATGGCGTTCGTAAGGATACATGGTGCCAGCCACATCGTCTATCAACGCCAGCTCCCTGCCCGCTACTATATAGAAAAGACCCTTCTTGCCCAGGATTTTCCCTACCGCCGCGGCAGCGCAACCGGCCAGAATGCGCGCCCGGCCTACTTCATCAATGGCCAGCTGCATGGCCACCGGAGTGGCCAAGCTCCCGCTCTTGGTGGGAAAGCGGCAGAGGAAGCGAGCCAGCCTTCCCGGTCGAACGGTTTCCGGCAAAACGGCCCGGCCCTGGGTAATGGCTACTGCGCTTTCCGCCAGGGCAATGACATCGCCCCGGTTGGCTATTCCCTCCGTGTAGCGCCTTGCCACCTCTACAATATCGTCCTTTTCCGTCAGGACATGGGTGCGGATGGGTATTTTGGCCGCAAACCTTATGGCCGGCGCCCTCTTGGGTCCCCTCATGGCCTAGCTTACCCCTTTTTTTACAAATTGAAAGAAACTGTGAATGGTAGCCAGGGCCAACTTGCG of the Thermanaeromonas sp. C210 genome contains:
- the rnr gene encoding ribonuclease R; translation: MEAEKVLDFMRHKSYRPMTLEELGETLGIEYHALQELLHELETEGRVVRTRKNKYGVPEKMGLAAGKLQVSPRGFAFLLPLEREQEDIYISPGNLNGAMHQDLVLARLLPDQGTRRREGEVIRVLKRANSRVVGTYERNRRVAFVVPDDPHLQQDIFIPLEESKGARHRDKVVVEITRWPAARRNPEGRIIEVLGPAGAPGVDVLSIIKKYNLDPDFPPAVKREAKKIREEIAAADLEGRRDLRDWRLVTIDGADAKDLDDAVSIERMPDGNFLLGVHIADVSYYVKEGGALDKEAFRRGTSVYMVDRVIPMLPPRLSNGICSLNAGADRLAMSVVMEVSPQGKVVDYEIFPSVIRVRERMTYDAVRRILVDRDPDLMARYRDLVEDFRLMEALCLILYEKRMKRGAIDFDFPEAKVVLDENGRPVEIIRVERSIAERIIEEFMVLANEVVARHLHFLEIPLIYRVHEEPAPDKLDELNRFLGPLGYRVRRDAEGRIHPKVLQRIVTEMRGRPEERVINTVILRSLMRARYAPGALGHFGLASQYYCHFTSPIRRYPDLVVHRILREVLAKGKIHPRRLEKMKELVARAAAQASEQERIAEEAERESLLLKMVEYMKERIGEVHPGTISGVVPYGFFVELENTVEGLVHVSTLTDDYYYYQEDQMALVGVHTRKSFRIGQRVQVQVIRVSVEARQVDLELV
- a CDS encoding coenzyme F420-0:L-glutamate ligase, producing MRGPKRAPAIRFAAKIPIRTHVLTEKDDIVEVARRYTEGIANRGDVIALAESAVAITQGRAVLPETVRPGRLARFLCRFPTKSGSLATPVAMQLAIDEVGRARILAGCAAAAVGKILGKKGLFYIVAGRELALIDDVAGTMYPYERHVVLGPKDPAKVVKDIKKATGAEAVIADVNDLGCVDIIGISNKLYADAVKDALRDNPFGNEDEQTPIVVLKRAGRGRLPSTTCLPGPGSGKITTKGGEGLA